acatatcttaaaacaaaattacaagttctgaaacaaatttacattttagaaaaaaaaatgtacaagatgcaaaacacatttacaacctccaagacaaatttacaagtgaTGAAACACTTTTAGATATCCaaaaacaattttacaaattaaatttaaccggaaagggaatgtcccaactccggtgttgaaccggaagtgataACGAGCAGCGGCTAATGcgacttttggttgttgttgatggtgaaccaagatgGACAATGAGCGGGtgatatgttccccacaaaatgggcaaaacatcacccgctcgctgtccatcttggttcaccatcaacaacaaccaaaagttgcattagccgctcctcgttgtcacttccggttcaaccccggagttgggacattccctttccggttaaatttaatttgtaaaattgtttttggatttgtaaaagtgttttgcatcttgtgaaattgtttttctaaaatgtaaatttgttacagaacttgtaattttgttttatgatatgtaaaaatgttttcctaaatgtaaatttgtctcaagctttgtaagtgttttgcatcttgtgaaatagtttttctaaaatgtaaatttgtttcaGAACTTGTAAttgttttatgatatgtaaaaatgttttcctaaatgtaaatttgtctcaagctttgtaaaagtgttttgcattatgtaaatttggtttgcacctctcggccaccgtaggatatacatgagttaggctttataactactgtactattacaaatgctgatactacttctacgactctaacagctgtttatactactactgctgcttgtacatttagtattactactactgcttgtacaactatactacagctactattaatcgtctggtatttggttgtcaagctgctcgctcgccttagcgttttgctagtggctaactagttagctctcatagactggaagctctcaacaagatttcataaagaaaaaagagccaaaaactattcttacctatgaaaagtcattccaagtttccttgtctcaatcgtacgacgcagtgtgcaattgtatgcagcacagtgagacggcatacttgttgtttccgttttcacgctgtTGACATCAACGGAacgcactgaaactttgcccccactagcttagcctcgcagtagcacgtagctcaaaggggcgtgtcctatctactcattcatatctatgagaacaacgctggctgcacataaggacgcctgacgttgattagctgcgtaaataccattatatacagtctatggtaaatacgtatgtgaatcgcatcattggctgcagcagccagtcaccggtcactcactgactcacattgaaaaatagcacagaatgaattgctacgtgtttattttatttacaatttaggttggatttcttttttgtgtgtgcgcagcgcagattttgtgtgcgcggagaccgtgtcagcagtacgcaattgcgcacgcgcgcagcttagagggaacagtggtcacAACCAAAAAAACTGACGCAAACTGTTgtgttagtttatttttttttccaaaatatttttattgaaaaaagtaCTGAGATAATGTCAGTAAAAAATACAatccacttttttcttttttaaacacgTATACACCTAAGCACGCAGTCATGAATGCATACACATACAGGTATATGTCAGCACTTAAACAAAGCCACGTACATATATgtacacaaaagcaaaacaagataACGGAACAATATAGAACATAACCCCCCTCCCATCCACCCCATCCCACCTCAACTTAGCACATATGACCAACATATAATACTGGTTATTCAAAAtttatgaaacacaaaaacaggtacACATTCAGTTGGGGAATAGCTTCAAACTTGTAAAATATGATATGAACGGttgacatttacagaaaaacttATCAGTGGATCCTCTCAAAGTATATTTTATCTTCTCAAGTTTTAGGAAGAATACGGTGTCCTTAAGCCACCGGGAGATGGAAGGATAGTTGACAGATTTCCAATGTAGCAGTAAACAACGTCTTGCCAATAGGGATGTGAAAGCTAAAATGCCCTTTTGGTTAGAATTTAATGCGAGAGAAGCATCAGGAATCCCAAATATAGCAATTAACGGGGAAGGCTGCAAATTTACTCCAAGAACAGTGGACATAATATTAAAATACCTGGTCCAAAAATCGTTTAGCCCTGGGCAACGAAAAAGCATATGGCTGAGATGACAAGGAGAGCCATGACATTTATCACATTCATCCTTCACTTCTGGATAAATTCCAGCCACTCTGGATTTAGAAAAATGGACCCTATGCAGGACCTTAAATTGAATAAATCCCAGACGAGCACAAGAAGTGCTAGATCGTATCCTGTCTATAGCATGATGCCAGAGGTTTTCATTTAATTGGATTCCCAGTTCCTTTTCTCATGTACTCTTAATTTTGGTACTAGAATGATTACTTAAGGACAAGATGAAGTTGTGCATGTTGGAAATTAAGCCTTTCTGTTGAGGACTGTGTGAGAACAAGTTCTCCCAAAGTTGTCCTGGAGGTGCAGAGGGAAAATTCGGGAAACATTTGGAGACAAAATCACGGATTTGGAAATAGCGATAAAACTGAGAAGGAGGGAGGTCATACCTGGAGGACAAGTTACCGAAACTCTCAAAGACACCGCCtatatatagatttttgaattgtttaatacCCTTGTCAAACCATATTGAAAACACCGGGTCCAGAAGTGACAGAGGAAATAGATGGTTGTTGGTTAATGGACCTAAGGAAGATGCATCTGAGAATTTAAAGTGCTGTCTAAACTGATACCAGATCTGAAGAGTGTTTAGAACCACTTGATTATCAGTATATAATGAAGGTTTAACAGGCAACAAGGAATGAAGTAAAGCAGGTATAGAGGAACCTCTACAAGATGATAACTCCAATTTACACCAAGAGGAACTAGGAGAGTGTATCCAATAGCAAAGTTTATGGAGATGAGCAGCCCAGTAGTAAAATTGGAAATTGGGTAATGCAAGACCACCACTGAGTTTGCATCTTTGCAATGAAGTTTTGCAAACTCTTGGTGACTTCCCACCCCAAATGAAGGAACAAATTAACTTATCCAGAgaatcaaaaaaatgttttggcaGAAATAGAGGAATTGACTGGAATAAGAAAAGAAATTTTGgtaatatattcattttaactACGCTGATCCTGCCAATTACAGAAAGGGGGAGGCTGCCCCATCTTTGAATATCAGATGTGATCACAGAGATAAGAGGAGTAAAATTAGCTGTTACAAGGTCAGATAGAGAAGGTATCACATTAATACCGAGATATTTAAACCCTGAAGGGCTGAATTGGAAAGGCAGGTCTGATTGTTGGAGATGGCATGCTGCAGTATTAACAGGAAAACATACACTTTTCTCCAGATTTAATTTATAACCTGAAAACCAACTGAATTGCTCCAGAATGCTTAAAACAGCCGGAATAGAAGTTGCAGGGTCAGTTACATACAACAGTAAATCATCCGCATATAATGATAATTTGTGCTCAATTCCATTTCGAATGATTCCTCTAAATAGGGGAGAAGATCGTAACACGATGGATAAGGGTTCAATAGCAATAGCAAAAAGCAAAGGTGATAAAGGACACCCTTGGCGAGTACCACGCCCAAGGGcaaaataatcagaataaaCATCATTAGTGAGGATACTGGCTTTAGGGGATGAGTAAAGAAGACGGATCCAAGAAATGAATTTATCTCTAAAACCGAACCTTTTCAAAACAGCAAACAAGTACTCCCACTCTACTCTGTCAAATGCTTTTTCAGCATCCACGGAAATAACGATTTCAGGTAGCTCAGCTGAATGTTTAGAGTAAATTATGTTAAAAAGTGTTCGGgtattaaaaaataactggCGCCCCTTTATAAAACCATTCTGCTCTTCAGAAATAATACATGGAAGCACATTCTCTAATCGAGATGCAATTACTTTAGCCAACACCTTTACATCAGCATTGAGCAAAGATAACGGTCTGTAAGAGCCACAAGAGGTTGGTTCCTTGTCCTTCTTAAGAAGGAGAGTGATAGTAGCTTGTGTCAAAGTGGGTGGTAATGAACCACGATCCAGAGACTCATTAAACACCGATAAAAGTAGTGGTGCCAATTTTCCAATAAACTTTTTATAAAACTCAATCGGAAACCCAGCCGGGCCAGGGGCTTTGTTAGATTGCATAGCTTTAATTGAAATTACTAATTCTTCAAGAGAGAGTGGGGAATCCAATTGTTCTGCCATATTAGGGTCAATGACAGGATTCTGTAGATTTTGAAGAAAATCATTCATCTTAGTATTGTCTGTTGGCAATTCTGATTTATATAATGAGTAAAAAGACTTGAAAGTGGTATTGATTTCTATAGGATCTGTAATAATTATATAATATTATTCAAATGGGAAGCGGCCTGATGCCGTAACTGATGAGCCAGCAAACGACTTGCTTTGTCGCCGTGTTCATAATATGAACCGCGGCTACGTAGCAACAAGCGCTCTGCATCTTTAGTTGAAATATGATCAAATTCTGCTTGTAAATCAATAAGCTGCTTAAGCAATTCTGGAGTAGGGGTCAGTGCATATTTTTGATCAACATCACTAATAGCTATTGTAAGTTCATTGAGTCTAGAGTTAAGCCTTTTGCGAGAATGCGCTGAATATGAAATAATTTGTCCTCTAAGATATGACTTAATTGTTTCCCATAACAATGAACATGAAGTTGAGTCATTCTGGTTAAAAGAAAGGAACTCGTCAATAGAATTTGAAATGAAATTGCAAAATTCATTATCTGCTAAGAGAAGAGAGTTAAATCGCCAGAGTGGAGGGCTACCTTTATGACTGGAAAGTTGAATGTCTAGCAATAACGGTGCATGGTCAGATATTACAATAGCCAAATAGTCAGAGGAAAGTACACATGTATTAAGGGTGCTATCTATAAAGAAATAGTCAATCCTTGAATATGACTGATGCActttggagaaaaaagaaaattttctcATAGAAGGATTACGAGATCTCCATGGATCAACCAGACCATTCAGCCCCATAAACTCAGAAAAAGTTTTAGACATAGCAGATTGAGTCAGATTACGTGGATTAGACCGATCTAGAGGTGGGTCGAAAACGCAATTAAGATCCCCTCCAAAAATCACAGAATGAGTATTTAAGAAAGGAATATTGCTTAATAATCTGTTAGCAAATTCAGCATCATCAAAGTTTGGAGCATATACGTTTACCAACAAGACTTTTCTTTGCATTAGGGTGCCAGCCACAATCAGATATCTTCCATTCTTGTCCACAATGACATCAGTAGATGAAAATTGGACTTTCTTGTTTATTAAAATGGCAACTCCTCTTGCTTTTGAGTTAAAGTTTGAGTGGAAGCACTGACTTACCCAAGGGCAGTGTAGCCTATGGTGATCTTTAATCCGAAGATGAGTCTCCTGTAAGAATACTAGAGCagaatttaaatgtttcaaGTGAGTGAAAACCTTAGACCTCTTGACAGGGTTACCCATACCTCTGATATTCCAGCTAATAAATCTGAGAGGTGTGCCTGAACCAGCAATGCTTGGATTTATGTTGGTgttaaccatttaaataaaataaacaaccaaaatacAAACAGCTATAGAGTTGAGGTGGGATACCCTCTCCACAACATACCCCTGAACATACACCCAAAGTCCCCATATAACTACAAAACAAAGGAGACAGCAGTGTTTCCCCCAGTAAACACAAGTTGCCCACCATAATGTGAGAGCAACTCAGGAGACAAAGcagaacaaataaaagcagGAGAAGAGACTCCTACCGATTTCAAAGCTGATCAACAGTGTGcgcaataataaaacaaaacaaaattacacacacacacatatatatctacatacacacacacacatatatttatgcatatatatacatatacatacatacatacatacatacacacacacacatatacacacatacatatacacacatacatacatatacatccatacatacacatatatacatacacacccATATCTTACataacaaaaatatgttaattaaaGATGAACATATTGGCCAGACAAAAAGATAATAGTGCACCGACAGAACAGTGGCAAaggatataaaaataaaagcgtAAATACAATGTTGATGCCAGTCATAGTtgaagaataaaaatatattatagaTTATATCACAGTGACTAAGGCGGTGAAAGAAAAGGCATCTGATATTGTTTTAAACAACCACGAATAACACCGACCCAGTTAGTGCATCAGATCAAAGAGCCACTTAAGGTGCAAAGGCAAATTTCAGGCTAAAGAGACCACGAACCATTGGCAAATACAAAATCAACGGTAAATCAGCATAACACGTGAACATCCGAATTCAAGAATAAGCAAAATCGGCTCTATAAGGACTAATGCAGCTTAACCGTTTACCAGAGTTTTGACATAGTCGCTGGctttttccactgaaacaaaTTCCTTTGTAACGCCGTCGTGTGTGATGCGAAGCCGGGCGGAGTGGATGAGTCCGTACCGAACCCCGTCAATGCCGCGGAGCTGTCGCCTGACCTCGTTGAACGCAGCCCGCGCACGGGCTACCTTGGCAGTATGGTCCGGGAAGACCGAGATGGTCGAGTCCCGGACTTTAATCTGTTGAAGCTCCCTCGCACGGCGCACAATGTCCACACAGTCACTGTAGTAGTGAAATCTGCACACAATGGCTCTCGGTCGTTCGTGGGGCTTGGGCTTCGGTTGAAGGGTCCGGTGGGCTCTGTCCAGCAGCGGCTCCTTTTGCAGACTGAACGCCTCCTTTAACAACGCGGCTACAGCAGCTGTAGTGCAGGAATCGTTGCCCTCCGGAACTCCCACAATCCTGATATTATTACGTCGTGATCTGGACTCTAGATCTTCACATTTATTCTCGAGCTTATTCATGTTAGCAGTAAGGCTCTCTATGGTCTTTTTCATCACGGCGATGTCATCGGTGCACCCCGACAGCGCCTGCTCCATTTCCCCCACCGTACCTCTTAGCGTAGCCAAGCTAGCATCAGTAGCAGCTCTGTCTTGGGCCAGTTGTGTTTTCACCGCCTGCAGGTCAAGCTTGATAGTCGACAGAGTATCACCGAGAGTTTCCTGGAGTTCTTTTTTAAAGATGCCAGCAATATCTTTCCTCAGCGAAGCCAGCAACTCCAGCCTGAGGGCGGTGTGGTATCGAGGTCGGCTAGCAGCGAAGTGGACGTAGCGGTAGCTGGTGGCTCACCCGGGGACGTGGTCGCAACGGGCCTGAGTTGTGTCTGCACAGCTTTGCGGGTTTTCGTGGTCTTATCAGCCATTTCAACGCAGAAAAATATTCTATTTCAGTCCGGAAAGTAGAGTGAAGCAAGATAGGGCCAAGTATGTCAGCGAAATGCGCAGATAACATACAATTTTAAGCGAAAACGGCAGGAGGTTCCGAAGTCACGTCTTACTCCATTGAAAGCTCAGCAGCGCCCCCCGCgttactttattttgttgacATGACTCAACAAACCATTTTAGTGTCAGAAAAAGGAACTTTTGTCCACGTTTGGAAGTAAATGAACGATCAGAATAGTAAAACCAGTCTGTCCAATTCttatatattttattgattaaaaaatacttttatacAATTTACAAGCAAGATTTTACACTCAGAGAACAAACActcatatataaaaatacatctagaaaaacagaaaatcatgaATGTGAACTGTGAAGCTTCTGATATGTTTCACAGCGGTTCAAATGCTTTATATTTCACCTCAAATTCAGATGTGCGAAGTTGTATTAGTtgtagagttttttttcttttgtttatttaatacaaaaatatgaatttacacACATGACCTTCAGAGCAAATGAAGAAAGTTCACTACAGTGTAGTGTTTTATCCCACAGTTTGACATATGGGCCAGTCAGCGGGACATCATTCGCACAAACTCTGCAAAGACAAGAGAAAGCAGTGAGaagggagaagaagaaaaagattgTGGTCTCTTGGCAGATCCCATTATGACTGTCTCACCCTCGAAGTCCACCTGACCGTCTCCATTGAGGTCGATGTCTCTGAGGACCTCATTTATCTCTTTGTTCGTCACTTGTTCTCCCATCAGCTTCTTCATGGCCTCACGCAGCTCCATCAAACTGATCTGACCATCACCGTTAGAGTCAAACTGgacacagagagaggaaggaaacagAAACTAAGGATCACGTCACACCAAGTTCAAAACACAGACATTGTAGGAAATGCTCCAGTTTGCTTTCATTGCTTGGCAGCTCACAGTGTCATTCTTTATATTCCTACCAAATGGGAGttaatagacattttttaatcCTTCTTTATTCATGTTGTGTTTCCCAAATATTTTCTGGATGGAAAAAGGTTCATGCCTTGATGGTTTATCAATCAGCAAACTAATAAGAAACCTACAATATTAACAAAAGGAGGAAAGCCACCCTGAAATACCATTATCATGAACTATTTGTTTCTGCTGTACAAGTGATGACTGACTTTTCTTCCAAGTTAAAATCTTCCCAAGTTctattttcatgttgtttttcttctcgtTTAATCTAGTTAGACCTGTTGTTTCTTTAAGCATGtgctaattttctgtctttgttgctttttgttcccATTAGTTGGGCTTCTTGTAGCACATTAATAGCACTAATTAAGCGGCTCAGAACACTGAACCTGTGGAATGCAGCCATAATTAATGTAAATTATTCACGCTGTTGATTTTCTTGTCATATCTGCTGTGAACAAGGTCTATCACTattattttctcattgttttatAAACAAGCCAGGGAAATGACAATTTACTGAAGCTTTAAATAGTCCAGCTCCTCTATTGCATGCATgtcttttgcacatttgaagATTTTAATCCAAGGGCACCTGTGTTTGTTAGTGTTTTGTGCACATTTATCTTATTGTTGTGTCTGCATTGATAAGATTAGAGCACAGGTGGAGCTACTGAAATGGAATTCAGCAACTGAAAACGTTACATCGTAGTTTTATGACGGAAAATGTCTGCATTGAAACATAACTATGCCTTTAAATCATGGTGTGTGTAACCAGACCTCTTTGAATGCATCTCTCAGTTCTTTGACTCCGATCATGTCCGCTGTCTCCGCCAGCATCTTGGGTCCCATCAGCTCCACAAAGTCCTCAAAGTCAACTTTACCTCCACCTGAAAGACACACATGCAAAGATATGTAAAAACTAGAACAAGGGTGGATGCCAGTTCTGGTCCTTAGTTGTTTGCAGTTTGCAGTTTCTGGTGTCctcacatttaaattattttcgtAAAAAGAGAAACTAACTGCATTAACAGTAAATACAAGCCGATTGATTTAACTTCATGTTGCTTTCTTGTTCTTATCCAGTCAGTTTTTTTGCTCTCTGTCAGGTGTTTTTGGCTCCACTCACAGATCTGTTGGCTCAGTTCGATGAGCTCCATCTCTGTAGGCATGTATCCCATGGTCCTCATACACTCCCCCAGGTCTTTGTGACTGATGTAGCCCTTCTTGTTCTTATCAAACTCCACAAATGCCTCACGGAGCTCtggtaaaaacacacagaaagcatGCGATAACAGTCATACTCCAGGTATCATATTAAGATGTCTTAATGGAAAAAACACACTGTGGATTTCTGCACATTTATCGTCTCACCTTCAATCTCCTCTGGTCTCAGCTCTCTGTCCTGTTGGAGGGACAAGTGTCACATGTTAGCTTCTGCTAGACCTCATTCACACACAACTCACAAAGACTCGTGCACAAAATACTGCGGACATACTGCACAGATACAAACACAAGCATACTTACAGAAACATGATCcaagcacacacacgcacgcacacacatgacTTTATCAGGACAAGCTGAACAAGGAAGTAATGAACGCAAAGTTTAagcacagaaacagagaaaaatgattAATGAGTGGAAAATATTGTGTAtacaaatattttccatcatgtgTAATCAAAATTTTGACATCTGGCCAGTGTTTTGATTAATGCGTTCGGCTTTATGCGGTTGAACTGAAATGGAGAATGTGCGATGTTGGCTGTTTactctgtgtttttacttcaAACCATACTTTAATACAATTTGCAAATGTGGAGTAACGTTCCTCAGTAGACTGCATCACACAGACAAATCAAGAGCATTTTAATATGACAAGCGGTGTCTGAATCTATATGAACTGAATCAACATGAAATTATGGTATACTATATATGACAATTAATGTCCAAGAAATTATAATGGGTAACTAGATTAGATGTGGGAGGCTTCTAGGCAGCACACATTTAGAGATTAGGAGATTTGGGAGGTTTAGCTTCACAGAGATCCTGGGACACATGTCCATTATTCACATACATACATGAATACATATATACTAGGTGCATATAGCACTTGGGTTTGCATGCAAGCACAAAAGCACACACGATAGAAGCTGCGACTCAGTGCAGAGGATGTTCTGCTAAGAGCTTTAGAGAGAAACAATACGGTGCAAATCCGCAGAGATCAGTTTATTTACTTTGGTTGCTCTGATAAAATCCTCAACCTCATTTTTACACAATAAGTGAGATATGTAATACTGAGAGGTCAAGCCACATTACCACAGAAGTACACACAGTTTAACCTCATTACAGAGGACTCCAGAACTGGACAAACTGATAACATAACTTGAATTCATTTTACTGGGTTTTTCATCAGATGTGATATGAAACACTGGAAAATAAACATCCCACAATCCAAAGCTGTTGCACTTTTCCATTAATGTGAGATTTTCAGTCCACTATTTTTCTCAGGTCAGATTGAAATCAAGTGtaggaaaacacaagaaagtTGGACTCCTACTAGCCAATGATTCCTTCTGGTGAGACCTTTGGTTTGGATTCTGTCTGGatttatacactaccgttcaaaagtttggggtcgcccagacaatttgatgttttccatgaaaactagcactttcattcatgtgctaacataattgcacaagggttttctaatcatcaattaccctttcaacaccattagctaacacaatgtagcattagaacacaggagtgatggttgctggagatgttcctctgtacctctatgtagatattccattaaaaatcagctgtttccagctagaatagtcatttaccacattaacaatgtctagactggatttatgattcatttaatgttatcttcatt
This Amphiprion ocellaris isolate individual 3 ecotype Okinawa chromosome 13, ASM2253959v1, whole genome shotgun sequence DNA region includes the following protein-coding sequences:
- the cabp2b gene encoding calcium-binding protein 2 isoform X2; the protein is MGNCTNPSMKDQKGLVCWGKLKVRDTSQQGLQLEVEEEQEMEEKPFKESFGVLVKNCNMLSDIVGPACVFLKRGFQTFDRELRPEEIEELREAFVEFDKNKKGYISHKDLGECMRTMGYMPTEMELIELSQQICGGKVDFEDFVELMGPKMLAETADMIGVKELRDAFKEFDSNGDGQISLMELREAMKKLMGEQVTNKEINEVLRDIDLNGDGQVDFEEFVRMMSR
- the cabp2b gene encoding calcium-binding protein 2 isoform X3 produces the protein MGNCTNPSMKDQKDRELRPEEIEELREAFVEFDKNKKGYISHKDLGECMRTMGYMPTEMELIELSQQICGGKVDFEDFVELMGPKMLAETADMIGVKELRDAFKEFDSNGDGQISLMELREAMKKLMGEQVTNKEINEVLRDIDLNGDGQVDFEEFVRMMSR
- the cabp2b gene encoding calcium-binding protein 2 isoform X1, encoding MFMLIREPSTGGGGAAAMSGTTERSAKQVQAAIKKKVEKQKKRTNEQGDGQPAAPQPPRHQKARQVAQMIAAEADEDSEVLDEQLEEMMEGPQRREKEKEKEGEEENVDLLPIVDSVFGQDRELRPEEIEELREAFVEFDKNKKGYISHKDLGECMRTMGYMPTEMELIELSQQICGGKVDFEDFVELMGPKMLAETADMIGVKELRDAFKEFDSNGDGQISLMELREAMKKLMGEQVTNKEINEVLRDIDLNGDGQVDFEEFVRMMSR